A genome region from Chlorobaculum tepidum TLS includes the following:
- a CDS encoding M20 metallopeptidase family protein, producing the protein MHNEAFSTIAARVREAAHNLYPEVAALRRHLHQHPELSYQEFQTTAFIKKYLSGLGIEAEPPLMETGVIALLRGEGAPPSGERRTVALRADIDALPLQEENGHDFCSTVERCMHACGHDMHTAMLLGAATVLSGMKDALNGDVLLIFQPAEEKAPGGAKPLIEAGLLKKYKPSAIFAQHCFPSVKSGSIAMCKGGFMAAADELYVTIHGQGGHASAPHKTRDPILASAHIITALQHLVSRVAPPHESAVLSIASISGGHATNIIPGNVTMMGTMRTMNEELRALLHKKFEKTVRQVADAFDVEAEVEIRRGYPVLYNDPAMTDLAWEAGKEYLGDGNVRQSEPVMTAEDFAYYLQECPGSFWQLGTGLPDSAPGNLLHSPTFDPDEHALETGMGMMSYLALRFLAG; encoded by the coding sequence ATGCACAATGAAGCGTTCAGTACCATCGCGGCCAGGGTCAGGGAGGCCGCGCACAACTTGTATCCCGAGGTAGCGGCGCTGCGGCGCCATCTGCACCAGCATCCCGAGTTATCCTACCAGGAGTTCCAGACCACCGCCTTCATCAAGAAGTATCTTTCGGGACTTGGCATCGAGGCCGAACCGCCGCTCATGGAGACGGGCGTTATCGCGTTGCTTCGGGGCGAGGGCGCTCCACCATCCGGCGAGCGACGCACGGTGGCGTTGCGGGCTGACATCGACGCCCTGCCGCTTCAGGAGGAGAATGGTCACGATTTCTGCTCGACGGTCGAGCGCTGCATGCACGCCTGTGGTCACGATATGCACACGGCGATGCTGCTTGGCGCAGCCACCGTGCTCAGCGGCATGAAGGATGCGCTGAATGGCGATGTGCTCCTGATTTTCCAGCCCGCCGAGGAGAAAGCGCCGGGCGGCGCCAAGCCGCTGATCGAGGCGGGATTGCTGAAAAAGTACAAACCGTCAGCGATCTTCGCGCAACACTGCTTTCCCAGTGTCAAGAGCGGCAGCATCGCCATGTGCAAGGGCGGTTTCATGGCCGCCGCCGACGAACTCTATGTCACGATTCACGGCCAGGGCGGGCACGCTTCAGCTCCGCACAAGACTCGCGACCCGATCCTTGCGTCGGCGCACATCATCACCGCGCTCCAGCATCTGGTCAGCCGCGTCGCTCCGCCGCACGAATCCGCGGTGCTCTCCATCGCCTCGATCAGCGGTGGTCACGCGACCAACATCATACCCGGCAACGTGACCATGATGGGCACCATGAGAACCATGAACGAAGAGCTTCGGGCGCTCCTGCACAAAAAATTTGAAAAAACGGTGCGGCAGGTTGCCGATGCATTCGACGTTGAGGCCGAAGTGGAGATCAGAAGGGGCTATCCGGTGCTTTACAACGATCCGGCCATGACCGACCTTGCCTGGGAGGCGGGCAAGGAGTATCTTGGCGATGGCAACGTGCGTCAATCGGAGCCGGTCATGACCGCCGAAGATTTCGCCTATTACTTGCAGGAGTGTCCCGGAAGCTTCTGGCAGCTTGGCACGGGGCTTCCCGATTCCGCACCGGGAAATCTCTTGCACTCACCCACCTTTGATCCCGACGAGCACGCGCTCGAAACCGGCATGGGCATGATGAGCTACCTCGCGCTAAGGTTTCTTGCGGGGTGA
- the ppk1 gene encoding polyphosphate kinase 1 produces the protein MTDSENGTLVPAAIAEPDLRDPLLYVNRELSWIDFNQRVLEEALDSAAHPLLERVKFLSIFSSNLDEFFMIRVAGLDDQCAAGINERSVDGLTPIEMLERIRERVIGQLRQRNACFFDDILPALKRKGIEFVSVSSLSVEQQQLLQHYFRKEVFPVLTPLAFDTGHPFPFMSNLSLNLAIELEDEESGAIKFARVKVPGILSRIIRLDQIEGLGFDDGRIRLLWLEDLVEHNLDQLFPKMRILQCHPFRIIRDADIEIEEDEAGDLLESIEQGVRSRRYGKVVRLDINPDMPHSIRSLLVKNLETYERNVYEIGGVLGMSALMELLKIDRPDLKDELFVPNNPLDDKRTADIFAEMRSGDMLLHHPYDSFKPVVDLIWQAARDPDVLSIKQTLYRVGSNSPVVKALMFAAEQRKQVAVLVELKARFDEENNILWARSLEDAGAHVVYGLPGLKTHAKLTMIVRREQEGLRHYLHLGTGNYNTVTARIYTDYSYLTTDPVLADDVTELFNSLTGYSKHREYRSLIVSPLNMRRWIMEMIRHEVDHQKHTGNGRIVMKMNALVDEEIIRALYRASMAGVKIDLAIRGICCLKPGIPGISENIRVVSVIGRFLEHSRVYYFNNGDHARIFLGSADIMPRNLDKRVETLFPVIEPRLVESIKSDLELTLSDNRKSWEMQPDGTYIRKRGGRPAVDSQRLFMRRSLRRKKNIKKKVKGL, from the coding sequence ATGACAGATTCGGAAAACGGGACATTGGTTCCGGCGGCTATAGCCGAGCCGGATCTGCGCGATCCCTTGCTCTACGTGAACCGTGAGCTGAGCTGGATCGATTTCAACCAGCGAGTGCTCGAAGAGGCACTCGATTCCGCCGCGCATCCGTTGTTGGAGCGCGTCAAGTTCCTCTCGATTTTCAGCTCCAACCTCGACGAGTTTTTCATGATCCGCGTGGCGGGACTTGATGACCAGTGCGCTGCGGGCATCAACGAGCGCTCGGTCGATGGCCTCACGCCTATCGAGATGCTCGAGCGGATTCGCGAGCGCGTCATCGGCCAGCTCCGGCAGCGCAACGCCTGTTTTTTCGATGATATTCTGCCTGCGCTCAAAAGGAAAGGGATCGAATTCGTCAGTGTCTCTTCGCTTTCCGTCGAGCAGCAGCAACTTCTTCAGCACTATTTCAGAAAGGAGGTTTTTCCGGTTCTGACGCCGCTCGCTTTCGATACGGGCCATCCCTTTCCGTTCATGTCCAACCTCTCGCTGAATCTTGCAATCGAGCTTGAGGACGAGGAGAGCGGAGCGATCAAGTTTGCTCGCGTCAAGGTGCCCGGCATTTTGTCGAGAATCATCCGACTCGACCAGATCGAGGGTCTCGGCTTCGACGACGGACGGATACGCCTACTGTGGCTCGAAGACCTTGTAGAGCACAACCTCGATCAGCTCTTTCCGAAGATGCGCATTTTGCAGTGCCACCCATTCAGGATCATCCGTGACGCGGATATCGAGATCGAGGAGGACGAGGCGGGCGATTTGCTCGAAAGCATCGAACAGGGGGTGCGCTCGCGCCGCTATGGCAAGGTGGTACGTCTCGATATCAATCCCGACATGCCGCACTCCATCCGGAGCCTCCTCGTCAAGAACCTTGAAACTTACGAGCGGAACGTTTACGAAATTGGCGGCGTGCTCGGCATGAGCGCGCTGATGGAGCTGCTTAAAATCGACCGGCCTGATCTGAAAGACGAGCTTTTCGTGCCGAACAATCCGCTTGATGACAAGCGGACTGCTGACATATTTGCTGAAATGCGTTCCGGCGATATGCTGCTGCATCACCCATACGACTCGTTCAAGCCAGTGGTTGATCTCATCTGGCAGGCGGCGCGCGATCCCGATGTGCTCTCTATCAAGCAGACGCTCTACCGGGTAGGCAGCAACTCGCCGGTGGTCAAGGCGCTGATGTTCGCCGCCGAGCAGCGCAAGCAGGTGGCGGTGCTGGTCGAGCTCAAGGCAAGGTTTGACGAGGAGAACAACATCCTCTGGGCGCGTTCGCTCGAAGATGCTGGAGCGCATGTGGTTTACGGCCTGCCCGGCCTGAAGACTCACGCCAAGCTCACGATGATCGTACGGCGTGAGCAGGAGGGACTTCGCCACTACCTGCATCTCGGCACCGGCAACTATAACACCGTGACCGCGAGAATCTATACCGATTATAGCTATCTGACGACCGACCCGGTGCTTGCTGACGACGTCACCGAGCTGTTCAACTCACTGACCGGCTACTCGAAGCATCGCGAATATCGCTCGCTGATCGTTTCTCCGCTTAATATGCGGCGCTGGATCATGGAGATGATCCGTCACGAAGTCGACCACCAAAAGCATACCGGCAACGGCAGAATCGTCATGAAGATGAATGCACTGGTCGATGAGGAGATCATCCGAGCGCTCTACCGCGCCTCGATGGCCGGCGTGAAGATCGATCTGGCCATCCGGGGTATCTGCTGTCTCAAGCCTGGTATTCCCGGCATCAGCGAAAACATCCGGGTTGTCAGCGTGATCGGTAGATTTCTCGAACACAGCCGGGTTTATTATTTTAACAATGGAGATCATGCCCGGATTTTTCTGGGCAGTGCTGACATCATGCCGCGTAACCTCGACAAGCGGGTCGAGACGCTTTTTCCCGTTATTGAGCCGCGCCTGGTTGAATCGATCAAATCCGATCTTGAACTGACCCTGAGCGATAACCGCAAATCGTGGGAGATGCAGCCGGACGGAACCTACATCAGAAAACGGGGCGGGCGGCCAGCAGTCGACAGCCAGAGGCTGTTTATGCGGCGCTCTCTCCGGAGGAAGAAAAACATCAAAAAAAAGGTTAAAGGATTATGA
- a CDS encoding 5-formyltetrahydrofolate cyclo-ligase yields MEFAIESKPELRKRLLARRRAMTLERWLSDSEKIQAHAASLPKLREAARVHCYVSMEHDREARTLELLEKLALEGKAVYMPYIEQGIMKTSIYHSAQKFRISVSAPPTPEPLVLSGEERFEVVFVPLTGFDRRGGRIGFGKGWYDRFFSRLSGHGIHPVKIGLAFSFQEVPSVPCDPWDEPLDMVVTENEIINCQYNSK; encoded by the coding sequence ATGGAATTTGCAATCGAGAGCAAACCGGAATTGCGGAAGAGGCTGCTTGCGAGGCGCAGGGCGATGACGCTGGAGCGGTGGCTTTCGGATAGCGAAAAGATTCAGGCGCACGCCGCATCATTGCCGAAGTTGCGCGAGGCCGCTCGGGTTCACTGCTACGTCTCGATGGAGCACGACCGCGAGGCGCGGACGCTAGAGCTGCTCGAAAAGCTTGCACTCGAAGGGAAAGCGGTGTATATGCCTTATATTGAACAGGGGATCATGAAGACTTCCATTTACCATTCTGCCCAAAAGTTCAGGATTTCGGTATCGGCACCGCCCACTCCCGAGCCGCTCGTGCTCTCCGGAGAGGAGCGTTTCGAGGTGGTCTTTGTGCCACTCACGGGTTTTGACCGGAGAGGGGGGCGGATCGGTTTTGGAAAAGGTTGGTACGACCGTTTCTTCAGCCGTCTGTCTGGGCATGGTATCCATCCGGTGAAAATCGGTTTGGCATTCAGTTTTCAGGAGGTTCCGTCGGTGCCGTGTGATCCCTGGGACGAGCCGCTCGACATGGTGGTCACAGAAAATGAAATCATCAATTGCCAGTACAACAGCAAATGA
- a CDS encoding class II fructose-bisphosphate aldolase: protein MKKITGYKELGLVNSRELFAKAISGGYAIPAYNFNNLEQLQAIIMACVETASPVILQVSKGARSYANQTLLRHLAAGAVEYAAELGREIPIVLHLDHGDSFELCKDCIETGFSSVMIDGSHLSYEDNVSLTRKVVEFAHQHDVTVEGELGVLAGIEDEVHATKHTYTEPDQVEDFVGKTGVDSLAIAIGTSHGAFKFKPGEDHKIRLDILAEIEKRIPGFPIVLHGASSVPQDLVQMINAHGGKLKDAVGIGEDQLREAARSAVCKINIDSDGRLAMTAAVRKVLDEKPEEFDPRKYLGPARDALKQLYMHKIINVLGSNGKA from the coding sequence ATGAAGAAAATCACCGGGTATAAAGAGTTGGGTCTCGTCAACAGTCGTGAACTTTTCGCCAAAGCCATCAGCGGCGGATACGCCATTCCTGCGTATAACTTCAACAATCTCGAACAGCTCCAGGCAATTATCATGGCTTGCGTCGAGACCGCTTCACCGGTCATCCTCCAGGTTTCCAAAGGTGCGCGCAGCTACGCCAACCAGACCCTGTTACGCCATCTGGCCGCAGGTGCGGTCGAGTACGCCGCTGAACTCGGTCGCGAGATTCCGATTGTGCTGCACCTCGATCACGGCGACAGCTTCGAGCTGTGCAAGGATTGTATCGAGACCGGCTTCTCGTCGGTAATGATCGACGGCTCGCATCTGAGCTATGAGGACAATGTGTCGCTGACCCGCAAGGTCGTTGAATTTGCGCACCAGCATGACGTCACGGTCGAAGGCGAGCTGGGTGTACTGGCAGGCATCGAAGATGAAGTTCACGCCACAAAGCACACCTACACCGAGCCGGATCAGGTCGAGGATTTCGTCGGCAAAACCGGCGTGGACAGTCTGGCCATCGCCATCGGCACTTCACACGGCGCGTTCAAGTTCAAGCCGGGTGAAGATCACAAAATCAGGCTCGACATCCTCGCCGAGATCGAGAAGCGCATTCCCGGCTTCCCCATCGTGCTGCACGGCGCGTCGTCCGTTCCGCAGGATCTGGTACAGATGATCAACGCCCACGGCGGCAAGCTCAAGGACGCGGTCGGCATCGGCGAAGACCAGCTTCGGGAAGCCGCACGCTCTGCGGTCTGCAAGATCAACATCGACTCCGACGGACGCCTCGCCATGACCGCCGCCGTCCGCAAGGTGCTCGACGAAAAGCCGGAAGAGTTCGATCCGCGCAAATACCTCGGCCCGGCACGCGACGCGCTCAAGCAGCTCTACATGCACAAAATCATCAACGTCCTCGGTTCGAACGGCAAGGCGTAA
- a CDS encoding chlorosome envelope protein F — protein MANESGNIGVFGDLFTAVGDLAQQAVDMAGSALKTATDTVQPVTNACVQLCTTSINSATQLVEGATKAITTAIAPKQ, from the coding sequence ATGGCAAACGAATCAGGAAACATCGGCGTATTTGGCGATCTCTTCACCGCTGTGGGCGATTTGGCCCAGCAGGCTGTGGACATGGCTGGCAGCGCGCTCAAAACCGCTACCGACACCGTTCAGCCGGTTACCAATGCATGCGTGCAACTCTGCACCACCAGCATCAATTCGGCAACGCAGCTTGTCGAGGGTGCCACCAAAGCCATCACCACGGCGATCGCACCGAAGCAGTAA
- a CDS encoding CBS domain-containing protein yields the protein MSVTFSYLAETDYPVFTLGGSTADAARRLAASGCACAPVLDGERYLGMVHLSRLLEGRKGWPTVKEKLGEELLETVRSYRPGEQLFDNLISVAAAKCSVVPLADEDGRYEGVVSRKRILGFLAERIHSGEGGLTMEIEVPPTGAKLSEIIETIEKNDASILSFTSWTTGEGRIIFFRVATHDFFRLVRNMENYGYLIRYHSAFPNAGYDELREKALEFIHYMDM from the coding sequence ATGTCGGTAACCTTCTCATATCTGGCCGAGACGGACTATCCGGTCTTCACTCTCGGCGGTTCGACAGCTGATGCGGCAAGGCGGCTCGCTGCTTCGGGGTGCGCCTGCGCTCCAGTGCTTGACGGCGAGCGCTACCTTGGCATGGTCCACCTTTCGCGCCTGCTTGAAGGGCGGAAGGGGTGGCCGACAGTGAAGGAGAAGCTCGGCGAGGAGCTGCTCGAAACCGTCAGAAGCTACCGGCCTGGCGAGCAGCTTTTCGACAATCTCATCTCCGTGGCGGCGGCAAAGTGCAGCGTCGTGCCGCTTGCCGACGAGGATGGCCGGTATGAAGGGGTGGTTTCCCGCAAGCGAATTCTCGGCTTTCTCGCCGAGCGTATCCACTCCGGCGAGGGCGGCTTGACGATGGAGATCGAGGTGCCGCCGACCGGGGCCAAGCTTTCCGAAATCATCGAGACCATCGAAAAGAACGACGCCTCGATCCTCAGCTTCACCTCGTGGACAACGGGCGAGGGACGAATCATCTTTTTCCGGGTCGCCACACACGACTTTTTCCGTCTGGTTAGAAACATGGAGAACTACGGCTACCTCATCCGCTACCACTCCGCGTTTCCCAACGCCGGTTACGACGAGCTTCGCGAGAAGGCGCTGGAGTTCATTCACTACATGGACATGTAG
- the rpiB gene encoding ribose 5-phosphate isomerase B — protein sequence MKIAVGSDHAGVELKKFVLSWLEKHCYDFEDMGPYSAESVDYPDYGHKVAEAVARGDFDQGILMCGTGIGISIAANKVKGVRAANVCNPEYAALARQHNDANVLAFGARFNDDSSAAKILESWFASEFEGGRHQRRVDKIEFCC from the coding sequence ATGAAGATTGCAGTTGGAAGCGATCATGCAGGAGTGGAGCTGAAGAAGTTCGTCCTCTCATGGCTTGAAAAGCATTGCTATGATTTCGAGGATATGGGTCCCTATTCCGCCGAATCAGTCGATTATCCCGATTATGGCCACAAGGTTGCTGAGGCGGTCGCCCGCGGGGATTTCGATCAAGGAATTCTGATGTGCGGCACCGGCATCGGCATCTCCATTGCCGCCAATAAGGTGAAGGGCGTCCGCGCGGCCAATGTTTGTAATCCGGAGTACGCGGCGCTGGCGCGTCAGCACAATGACGCCAATGTGCTCGCCTTCGGGGCACGTTTCAACGACGACTCCAGTGCAGCGAAGATTCTCGAAAGCTGGTTCGCATCAGAATTCGAGGGGGGACGTCACCAGCGACGCGTCGATAAAATCGAGTTTTGCTGCTGA